One Nocardiopsis gilva YIM 90087 genomic window, TGTCAGGTGCGGGCATGGCGGCGCTCAGAACGGGGTGGTCCACCGGGTCCAGGCCGGCGGTCGCGCCCGCCATCATTCTCGCTCCCCCGGTACGCGGGCCGGTCGCGTCCATCCAGTACCGCTCGCGCTGGAACGCGTACGTGGGCAGGTCCACCCGCCGGGCGCGCGACCCGGCGAATGCCCTCCCCCAGTCCACGGGTACACCGCGCACATACGCCTCAGCCAGCGACGTCGCGAATCGGGTCGTGCTGTCCTCGTCGCGGCGCAGCGTCTCCACCGTCGCGGCCGACGCTCCCTCCGCGCCGATGGATTGGTCCAGGCCCATAGTGAGCACAGGGTGTGCACTGACCTCGACGAACGCCCCGGCGCCCGCGTCGAGCAGGCCACGCACGGTCTCCTCGAAGCGGACCGTCGAGCGGACGTTGGTGTACCAGTACTCCGCGTCGAGTTCCGCCGTGTCCAGGCGTCCGCCAGTCACCGTCGAGTGGAAGGCGATGTCCGACGAGCGCGTGCTCACCCCCTCGAACGCCTTCAGCAGGTCGTCACGGGCCTCCTCCACGAGCACCGAGTGCGACGCGTAGTCCACGTCGATACGCCGGGCGCGGATGCCCTCCTCCTGCAGTCGCTGGATGAGCTCGTCAAGCAGGTCCCCGTCACCGCTGACCGCCACCAAGCTTGGACCGTTCTCCGCCGCGACCTGGATGCGTCCGCCCCAGGCTGACACCAGATCGCGCACCCGCGCGACCGGCGCCACCACCGAGGCCATGCCGCCCTTCCCGGCCAGCCGCCCGGCGATGATCTGGCTGCGCAGACACGCCACGCGGGCGCCGTCGTCTAGGGAGAGAGCGCCGGCAACGCACGCCGCCGCGATCTCGCCCTGGGAGTGTCCCACCACCGCCGACGGCTCGACCCCATAGGAGCGCCACAGCTCCGCCAGCGAGACCATGACCGCCCACAGCACCGGCTGCACGACGTCGACCGAGTCGAGGGTGGGCGCGCCCGACTCTCCACGCAGGACTTCGAACAGATCCCAGTCCACGAACGGCTTCAGCGCGCGGGCACACTCCCCCATACGCTGGGCGAACACGGGCGAGGAGTCGAGCAGCCCGACGGCCATCCCGGCCCACTGCGATCCCTGGCCCGGGAACACGAACACGACCTGCGGCGCCTCTGCCGCGCACGTGCCCTGGACGACGTTGGTGGCGGGCTCGCCCTGGGCCAGCGCGGCCAGCCCTTGCATGAGCTCGTCCCGGTCGGTCCCGATCACGACGGCGCGGTGGTCGAATGCGGTCCGGGAGGTGGCCAACGAGTACCCCACGGCCGCCACGTCCGCGTCCCGCTCCGGCCGAGCCTCCAGGTAGCCGTGCAGCTTGCTCGCCTGCGCACGAAGCGCCTCGGGGGTCTTGCCGGAGATCACCCAGGGCACTGCTTGCGACGCGGCCGACATCGATTCGGGGGCGCCGATCCCGGGTGATTCCTCGGGCTCTGCTTCTGGTTCTGGTGCCTCCTCCAGGATCACGTGGGCGTTGGTGCCGCTGATGCCGAACGAGGACACCGCCGCCCGGCGCGGTTCCCCCGTCCGGGGCCACGCGACCGGCTCGGTCAGCAGCCCGATGCCGCCCTCGGACCACTCGATCTGCGGCGAAGGTTCATCGACGTGCAGCGTCTTGGGCAGCCTGTCGTTGCGCATCGCCATGACCATCTTGATGACCCCGGCGATGCCTGCGACCGCCTGAGTGTGTCCCATGTTCGACTTGATCGACCCGATCCAGAGGGGATGGTCCGCCGGTCGGTCTTTCCCGTAGGTGGAGATCAGCGCCTGCGCCTCGATCGGGTCGCCCAGCGCTGTCCCGGTCCCATGCGCCTCGACCGCGTCGACGTGTTCCGGCGACAGCCGTGCGTCGGCCAATGCCTGCTCGATCACCCGCACCTGGGACGGGCCATGCGGCGCGGTCAGGCCGCTACTGGCGCCGTCCTGGTTGAGCGCGCTCCCGCGCACCACCGCGAGGATGGGGTGTCCGTTCTTCTCCGCGTCGGACAGCCGCTCGACGAGCAGGGTGCCGACACCCTCCCCCCAACCGGCGCCGTCCGCCCCACCGGCGAACGACTTACACCGGCCGTCGGGGGCGAGGCCCCGCAGCTCGCTGAAGTAGAGGAAGGCGTCCGGGGTAGCCATCACCGTCACGCCGCCGACCAGGGCCAGCGTGCACTCCTGCCTGCGCAGCGACTGCGCGGCCATGTGCAGCCCGACCAGCGCTGAGGAGCAGGCTGTGTCGACGGAGACCGAAGGACCCTCCAGACCGAGGGTGTAGGAGACCCGCCCGGAAACGATGCTGCCGGTGGTGTTTCCGAGACCGTAGTCGTGGTACATCACACCCGCGAATACGCCGGTGGGGCTGCCTTTGAGCGTGGTCGGGTCGATTCCGGCGCTCTCGATCGCCTCCCACGCCGACTCCAGCAGCAATCGCTGCTGCGGGTCGCAGTCTTTGGCCTCGCGTGGACTGATGCCGAAGAAGTCCGCGTCGAAATCAGCTGCGTCGTAGAGGAACGCACCTTGGTTCACGTAGCACTTTCCGGACTTTCCGGGCTCAGGGTCGTAGAGTCCAGCCAGGTCCCATCCCCGGCCATCAGGGAAGTCGCCAACAACGTCTCTCCCCTCGTCCACCAACCGCCACAAATCCTCGGGAGATTCCACTCCGCCTGGAAAACGGCAGCTCATCCCGATGATCGCGATTGGTTCCCGCTCCCGTTGCTCCGCCTCGACGACCCGCTTGCGCGCATTGCGCAGGTCAGCGGTTGTCCGCCTGAGGTAGTCGAGGAGCTTCTTTTCGTCGTTCACCCACACCATCCAGGCTGAATACGGCAGCGAAGAGCACCGCCAACAATGAAGGCCAGATCGCATCATAGGGGTGATCGAAAACAATGAAAATAATTTAATTTGGGACAATTGAAACCACGCACAAAAAGAGGGGGATATGTCGGAAATCCGACACCTCCCCCTCTCAGTAGATGATCATTTCATGATCATCGTTCGAGAGTCCCGAGCCATTCCTCAATGGCCTGGGCGGTCGTCGCCGCGTCCTGCTCCACGATCGTGAAGTGGTTACCCGGGACGCGCACCGTGGCGGCGGCTCCGTCCCAGGTCGCCTGCCAGTCCTCGCCGTCCGCCGCGTCGCTACCATCCGCGCGCTCAGCCTCCTCGCTCGGCTCCGCCGCCGACGCGGGTCGGCCTTCGGCGGGTGGCATCGGCGGCTCCGCTCGCTCGTTCGACTTCGCGTCGCTGAACCACTCGCTCGCGCCGACGAACATGACGGGGGTCTCGATCCGCCGGACCTTGAAGTCGCCGAGCAGCAGGTCGATGTAGCGGATCATGCCGGAGAGGCGTGCGCTGTCGAACCGCCCGAAGTTCGACTCCTTGGTGTACAGCCCACCGATCAGGTCTTCGAACAGGTCGGCCTTGCCGGAGTCGTCCACCTGGTAGGTGTCGAGCATGATGACCCCCTCCGGCCGCTGTTTCCCCTGATCCTCCAGGTGCGCGGCGAGGGCCTGGGCCACGAGGCCGCCTGACGAGTAGCCCAGCAGCACGTAGGGCTCGCCTTCCGCCGCCTCCAGGACGCTGTCCGCGATCGCTTCGAGGACGCCGCCCAGCGAGGTCGGCAGCGGTTCGCCCCGCCCGAAGCCCGGTAGCGGCAGCGCCGCCACCGGCCGCTCGCCTCGGAACGGCGGAACCAGGCGGGCGAACTGGTGCACGCCGCCGGTCGCCATGGGGGTGGCGAGACAGATCAGCCGGGGGCGCTTCGGCCCGTCCGCCAGCCGCACCGCCCTGATCGGCTCCTCCAGCTGCTCGGCCGTCTCAAACTCCGGGCGTATGTCGGCGACCGCGCGCAGCAGGGACAGGCCCTTCTGCATCCGTCCGGACAGCACGGCGTTCTGGAACAGGTCGTGCAGGGTGTCCGACCGGTCCTCTCCCGACATCGCCGTGTCCGACGGCTTCACGTCACCGTTCGCGGCACCGTCCAGCTGTGTCGCAAGTTCACCGAGGACGTAGCGGGCGAGGTCGGTGGGGTTCTTGTTGTCGAAGACCACCATCGGCGGCAGGCTCAGCCCAGTGGCGGCGTTCAGGTTGTTGCGCAGCTCCATCGCGGTGAGCGAGTCAAAGCCGGATTCGAGGAAGTCACGGTCCGGGTCAACGTCCTCGGGGCCGCTGTGCCCGAGCGCCGTGGCGGCGAAGCCGCGAACGGTCTCCAGCAAGGCGCTCTCGCGCTCCGCCTCCGGGAGCCCGGCCAGCCGCTTGCGCAGCGACGCCGCGTCGGTCCTGGCGCCCCCAGCCGATCTGCGCAAGCGCGTCCGCACCAGACCGCGGAAGAGGTCGGGGAGGCGGTCCCCCGCCGAGGCCATGGCCGTGAGGTCGATGCCCATCGGGACGAGGACCGCCTCTCCCGAGGCCGCAGCAGCGTCGAGGAGTTCCAGCCCCTCGGCGTCGGAGAGCGGAAGCACACCACCCTGCGAGATGCGTGAGCGGTCGACGTCGTCGAGAGCGCCGGTCATGCCGCTGGACCGCGCCCACAGGCCCCACGCCAGGGACTGCCCGGCCAGACCCTGAGCCCGGCGGTGTGCGGCCAGCGCGTCCACGAACGAGTTCGCGGCCGCGTAGTTGCCCTGCCCCGGGCTTCCGAGCACACCGGCGGCCGACGAGAAGACGACGAACGCCGACAGGTCGAGGTCGCGGGTCAGCTCGTGCAGATGCCAGGCGGCGTCCACCTTCGGGCGCAGCACCGTGTCCATGCTTTCCGGGGTGAGGGAGGGGATCACGCCGTCGTCCAGCACACCGGCCGTGTGCACGACCCCAGTCAGCGGGTGCTCGGCCGGGATCGCCGCCAGCATGTCGGACAGTGCCTCCCGGTCGGACACGTCGCAGGCGGCCACCGTGACCTCGGCTCCCAGGCCGGTCAGGCGTTCCACAAGCTCGGTCGCGCCGGGCGCCTCCAGGCCGCGTCGGCTCGTCAGCAGCAGGTGCCGCACACCGTGGGCAGTGACCAGGTGCTCGGCGACCAGCGCTCCCAGACCGCCTGTCCCGCCGGTGATCAGCACCGTTCCGTCGGCCGTCTCCGCGTTGGCGAAGGCCGAGGCATCGGCGTCGGCGTCGGCAACGACCGGGACCCGGGCGAGGCGCGGCACGCGGACCTCGCCCGCACGCACGGCGATCTCGGATTCGTTCACGGTCACGGCCAGTGCTCCAGGAACCGCGGCAGGAGTGGACGGCGCCTCATCCACGTCCAGGAGTGCGAATCGGCCGGGGTTCTCCGCTTGCGCCGAACGCGCCAGGCCGCGAACCGCGGCCCCGGCGAGGTCGGTCACGTCCGCGCTCTCCTCCTCGGCCGCGACGCAGGTCAGCAGCACCAACCGGGGCGCGGCGAATCGCCCATCGGCCAGCCAGGACTGGATCACCCGCAAAGCCGACGACACCATCGCACGAATGCTGACGGGGTCCAGGTCCGTAGCCGATTCGATTGGGTAGAGCACCAGTTCTGGTGCGGCGCTCCCCTCGTCAATCGCCGAGCCCAGCGCGTCGAGGTCCGCGAACACGGGAACGCTGTCCGGGTCTACGGCGCCGAAGGGGTCGCCGCCGATGAGTGCGCAGTTCTCCAGGTCGATTGGTGTTGCCGCGGCGCTCGCCGTCAGGGGCTTCCACTCAATCTGGAACAGCGACTCCTGGTATCCGGAGGCGGCGGCACCGAGCGCTTCGGGAGAGAGGGGCCGCAGCACCAGCGACTCCACGGACGCCACCGGTTCACCGGACGGGTCCGCGACGTCCAGCGCGACGGTGTTGTCCCCGCTCGGGCGCAGACGAACGTGGATCGCGCCGGCACCGGTCGCGTGCAGGGTGACGCCGTTCCACGCCACCGGCAGGAGGGGCCGCTCCTCGTTCCCGTCCATGAGGGAGATGGTGTGTAGGGCGGCGTCGAGTGCGGCCGGGTGCAGCCCGAACCGGGCGGCCTCGCCCTCGGCGCCTTCGGGCAGGGTGACCTCGGCGAAGATCTCGTCTCCGCGCCGCCAGGCGGCGGTGAGTCCCTGGAACACCGGACCGTAGGTCAGGCCCCTCTCGGCCAGCCTCGGGTAGAAGCCCTCCAGGTCGACTGCCTGGGCGTCCTCCGGCGGCCACACGGTCAGTGCGCTGTCCGCCGGGAGCTTGTCCGGCCCAAGGGTTCCGGACGCGTGGCGCGTCCAAGGCACGTCGGCCGGGGCTCCGTCCGGACGGGAGTAGATGTGCAGTGACCGGGACGCGGCGTCGTCCGCCGCACCGACCACGACACGGACCGCTACGCCTCCGGTCTCGGGGAGTGCGAGCGGCGCCTCCAGGGCCAGCTCCTCCACGCGGCCGCAGCCGACCTCGACACCGGCGTGGATCGCCAGCTCCACGAACCCCGTGCCGGGGAACAGCATCGTCTCGGCGACGACATGATCGCCCAGCCACGAAGGCGACTCCCCCGAGATGCGGCCGGTCAGGACCGTCTCGCCACTGTCATCGGGAGCGAAGGCCACCGCGCCGAGGAGGGGGTGGTCGGCGGCCTCCAGCCCCAACCCGGCCGGGTCCCCGCCCAGCGCCGGGTCCTCCAGCCAGAAGCGCCGACGCTGGAAGGCATAGGTGGGGAGATCGACGCGCTTGGCACCGCGGCCCGCGAAGGCCGCGCTCCAGTCCACGGCCACGCCGTCGGCGTACAGTGCGCCGACGGCCGTGAACAGGGCGGTCACCTCGTCCCGGTCCTTTCGCGCTGCCGGGACCAGGAGAGCGTTCGCGGATTCCACGCAGGCCTGCGCCATTCCGGTGAGGACACCGTCCGGCCCCAGTTCCAGGAAGCGGGTGACGCCCTCGGCCTCCAGGGCCTCGATGCCGTCGGCGAACCGCACGGCCTCGCGCACATGTCGTACCCAGTACGCCGCCGACCCCACATCGACCGTTGATCTCGGAGATATTGGGGTCTCAGCGCCACTTTTTACCCCACTATCCCCGAGATCAACGGAAGGGGACGGGGCGGACGGCAGGAGAGCACCGGTCACGTTGGAGACGACCGGGATCGTGGGGGCGCTGTAGGTCAGGCGCTCGGCGACCTCGCGGAACTCCTCCAGCATCGGCTCCACCAGCGGCGAGTGGAACGCGTGCGAGACCGTCAGACGGCTCGTCTTACGACCCTGCTCCTTGAAACGCTCGGCGACCTGGAAGACCACTTCTTTCTCGCCGGAGACCACGACCGAAGACGGGCCGTTGATCGCGGCGATACTCACCCTGTCTTCCAGGCCCACCAGCTCCGGAGCGGCCTCCTCCTCGGTGGCCTGGATGGCGACCATGGCGCCGCCGGGCGGAAGCGCCTGCATGAGGCGACCGCGCGCCGCGACCAGCGCGCACGCGTCCTCCAGGCTGAGAACCCCGGAGACGTGGGCGGCGGCCAGCTCACCGATCGAGTGGCCGGCCAGGTAGTCCGGCGTAATGCCCCAGGATTCGACGAGGCGGAACAGCGCCACTTCGATGGCGAACAGCGCCGTCTGGGTGAAGGCCGTCTGGTTGAGTAGCCCGGAGTCCTTCGCGCCTTCTTCGGCCCAGATGACGTCTTTCAGCGGCCGGTCGAGGTGCTGATCCAGTCCGGCCACCACAGCGTCGAAGACTTCGGCGAACACCGGGAAGGCCGCGTACAGCTCCCGACCCATCCCCAGCCGCTGCGCGCCCTGCCCAGAGAACAGGAACGCGGTCTTTCCTCTGCTCACGGCGCCCCGCGCCACCCCCGGCGCGTTCCCCTCGGAGGCGACGGCGTCGAGGCCGCGCAGCAACTCCTCGTGGTCCGCGCCGACGACCACGGCGCGGTGCTTCATCGCCGCGCGCGTCGCAGCCAGCGAGTAGCCGATGTCCAAGGGCGACACATCGGGTCGGTCCGCGGCATAGTCCCGAAGCCGTTCGGCCTGCCCACGCAGCGCGTCGGCGCTCTTGCCCGAGAGCACCCAGGGCACCACTGGCGTGGTCGTCGTGGCCGCCGGTTCCGGCTCGGCTGGCGTCTCCCCCGGAGCTTCCAGGATGACGTGGGCGTTCGTGCCGCTGATCCCGAACGACGACACGGCCGCACGGCGCGGCCGGTCGACCTCAGGCCACGGCCGCGCCTCGGTCAACAGCTCCACCGCGCCCGAGTCCCAGTCCACCTGCGGCGACGGCTCGTCCACATGCAGCGTCTTGGGCAGCACGCCGTTCCGCATGGCCATGACCATCTTGATGACCCCGGCTACGCCCGCCGCCGCCTGCGTGTGGCCCATGTTCGACTTGATCGACCCCAACCACAGCGGGCGGTCGTCACCCCGGTCGCGACCGTAGGTCGCGAGCAGCGCCTGCGCCTCGATCGGGTCGCCCAGCGTCGTCCCGGTCCCATGCGCCTCCACCGCATCGACGTGCTCCGCCGACACCTGGGCGTTGGCCAGCGCCTGCCGGATGACACGGATCTGCGACGGCCCGTTGGGCGCGGTCAGCCCGTTGCTGGCGCCGTCCTGGTTGAGCGCGCTGCCACGCACGATCGCCAGGACCGGATGTCCGTTCTTCTTCGCGTCGCTCAGCCGCTCCACGAGCAGCATGCCGACGCCCTCGCCCCAGCCGGTGCCGTCGGCGGCCCCCGCGAAAGACTTGCACCGGCCGTCCGGCGCGAGCCCGCGCTGCCGACTGAACTCGATGAACGTCTCAGGCGTCGCCATCACGGTCACCCCGCCGGCCAGCGCCAACGAGCACTCACCGGCCCGCAGCGCCTGCACGGCCCAGTGCAGGCCGACCAGCGAGGACGAACATGCCGTGTCGACCGTGACCGCCGGACCCTCCAACCCGAGCGCGTAGGCCACGCGCCCCGAGGCGATGGCGCCCGTACTCGCGTTGGCCGGGTAGTCGTGGTACATCATCCCGGCGAACACACCGGTCGCACTGCCCTTGAGCGTCCCCGGGTCGATGCCCGCCCGTTCGAACGCCTCCCACGACGCCTCCAGCAGCAGCCGCTGCTGCGGGTCCATGATCAGCGCCTCGTTGGGGCTGATCCCGAAGAAGTCGGCGTCGAAGTCGGGCGCCTCGTAGAGGAAACCGCCCTCGCGCGAGTAGCTGGTATCCGGCCGCGTCGCGTCGGGGTCGTAGAGGTCGGCTGGCCAGCCGCGGTCCTCCGGGAACTCGGAGACCGCGTCCCGCCCCTCCTCGACCAACCGCCACAGGTCCTCGGGGGACTCCACCCCGCCCGGAAAGCGGCAGCTCATCCCGACGATCGCGATCGGCTCCCGCGACGCGGCCGTGAGTTTCTTGTTCTGCGCGCGCAGCCGCTCGTTCTCCTTGAGAGAAGTCCGGAGCGCGTCAACCAGCTTCTTGTCCTTGGCATCGGCCATCGCAGTGTCACGCTTCCCGCGTCGCGTCGTCGTCGGAGTCATCGGAATCGTCGGAGCCGTCCAGCACCATGCTGATCAGGCTCTCGGCGTCCATTTCGTCGATGTCGTCGATGGAGTCGGCACCGTCGCCGTCCCCCTCGTCCGCAGCCTGCGGGCCATCGACGTCGGTGATCCCGGCCAGTTCGAGCAGGCTGTCCATCAGCCCGGCCTCGCGCAGCCGGTCAAGCGGGATCGCCTGCAGTGCCACGCGAATCCGGTCCTCGCTGGACCCCGCGCCGCTGTCACCGTCGTCCTGCGGTGCCAGTTCGGCCACGAGGTGGTCGGCCAGCACCTGGGAGCTGGGGTAGTCGAAGATCAGCGTGGCCGGGAGGCGGAGCCCCGTGGCCGCGTTGATCTGGTTGCGGAACTCGACCGCCGTCAGCGAGTCGAAGCCCAGGTCGCTGAAGGCCCAGTCCGGTTCCACCGCCTCCGGTCCGGAGTGCCCCAGGATCGCCGCCGCCTGGCCCCGGACGAGGTCCAGCAGCACGGTGCCGCGCTCGTCCCGCGACAGCCCCGCCAGGCGCTGCTTGAACGTGGCCGCAGCCGCGCCCGATCCGGCCTCGGCGGTGCGCCGCGCTGGCGTTCGCACCAGGCCGCGGAACACACCCGGGATGGCGGAGACGTCCCCGGCGCTGGCGGCCAGCGCGCTGACGTTCAACCGCATGGGCAGAAGCACTGGCTCGGCCAGTCCGGTGGCGGTGTCGAACAGGGCCAGCCCCTCGTCGACGGCGAGCGCGTCGACACCGGAACGGCTCAGCCGCTGCACGTCGGCGTCGCTCAGGTCCCCGGCCATACCGGCGGCGCTCGCCCACAGGCCCCAGGCCAGCGAGTGGCCGACCCGACCCTGTGCCCGCCGGTGGGCGGCCAAGGCGTCGAGGAAGGCGTTAGCGGCGGCATAGTTGCCCTGCCCCGGCGACCCGATGACACCCGCCGCCGACGAGAACAGGACGAACGCCGACAGGTCGAGGTCCTGCGTCAGCTCGTGCAGGTTCCACGCCGCATCCACCTTGGGACGCATAACCGCGTCGATCCGCTCCGGGGTGAGTGAAGCGATCACGCCGTCGTCCAGTACACCGGCCGCGTGCACGACGCCGGTGAGCGGGTGCTCGTCCGGGATGCCGTCGAGAAGCGCCGCCAGCGCGTCACGGTCGGCCGCGTCGCAGGCGGCGATCTCCACCTCGGCGCCCAGCCCCGCCAGCTCCTCCTTCAGGTCAGCGGCACCCGGCGCGTCCATGCCCCGACGGCTGGTCAGCAGCAGGCGCCGCACCCCACGCTCAGCGACGAGGTGCTTGGCGACGAGCGCACCCAGGGTCCCGGTTGCGCCGGTGACCAGCACGGTGCCGGTGGCGACGCCATCCGGTGCTTCCTGCCCCACGGGCACCCTG contains:
- a CDS encoding type I polyketide synthase, coding for MADAKDKKLVDALRTSLKENERLRAQNKKLTAASREPIAIVGMSCRFPGGVESPEDLWRLVEEGRDAVSEFPEDRGWPADLYDPDATRPDTSYSREGGFLYEAPDFDADFFGISPNEALIMDPQQRLLLEASWEAFERAGIDPGTLKGSATGVFAGMMYHDYPANASTGAIASGRVAYALGLEGPAVTVDTACSSSLVGLHWAVQALRAGECSLALAGGVTVMATPETFIEFSRQRGLAPDGRCKSFAGAADGTGWGEGVGMLLVERLSDAKKNGHPVLAIVRGSALNQDGASNGLTAPNGPSQIRVIRQALANAQVSAEHVDAVEAHGTGTTLGDPIEAQALLATYGRDRGDDRPLWLGSIKSNMGHTQAAAGVAGVIKMVMAMRNGVLPKTLHVDEPSPQVDWDSGAVELLTEARPWPEVDRPRRAAVSSFGISGTNAHVILEAPGETPAEPEPAATTTTPVVPWVLSGKSADALRGQAERLRDYAADRPDVSPLDIGYSLAATRAAMKHRAVVVGADHEELLRGLDAVASEGNAPGVARGAVSRGKTAFLFSGQGAQRLGMGRELYAAFPVFAEVFDAVVAGLDQHLDRPLKDVIWAEEGAKDSGLLNQTAFTQTALFAIEVALFRLVESWGITPDYLAGHSIGELAAAHVSGVLSLEDACALVAARGRLMQALPPGGAMVAIQATEEEAAPELVGLEDRVSIAAINGPSSVVVSGEKEVVFQVAERFKEQGRKTSRLTVSHAFHSPLVEPMLEEFREVAERLTYSAPTIPVVSNVTGALLPSAPSPSVDLGDSGVKSGAETPISPRSTVDVGSAAYWVRHVREAVRFADGIEALEAEGVTRFLELGPDGVLTGMAQACVESANALLVPAARKDRDEVTALFTAVGALYADGVAVDWSAAFAGRGAKRVDLPTYAFQRRRFWLEDPALGGDPAGLGLEAADHPLLGAVAFAPDDSGETVLTGRISGESPSWLGDHVVAETMLFPGTGFVELAIHAGVEVGCGRVEELALEAPLALPETGGVAVRVVVGAADDAASRSLHIYSRPDGAPADVPWTRHASGTLGPDKLPADSALTVWPPEDAQAVDLEGFYPRLAERGLTYGPVFQGLTAAWRRGDEIFAEVTLPEGAEGEAARFGLHPAALDAALHTISLMDGNEERPLLPVAWNGVTLHATGAGAIHVRLRPSGDNTVALDVADPSGEPVASVESLVLRPLSPEALGAAASGYQESLFQIEWKPLTASAAATPIDLENCALIGGDPFGAVDPDSVPVFADLDALGSAIDEGSAAPELVLYPIESATDLDPVSIRAMVSSALRVIQSWLADGRFAAPRLVLLTCVAAEEESADVTDLAGAAVRGLARSAQAENPGRFALLDVDEAPSTPAAVPGALAVTVNESEIAVRAGEVRVPRLARVPVVADADADASAFANAETADGTVLITGGTGGLGALVAEHLVTAHGVRHLLLTSRRGLEAPGATELVERLTGLGAEVTVAACDVSDREALSDMLAAIPAEHPLTGVVHTAGVLDDGVIPSLTPESMDTVLRPKVDAAWHLHELTRDLDLSAFVVFSSAAGVLGSPGQGNYAAANSFVDALAAHRRAQGLAGQSLAWGLWARSSGMTGALDDVDRSRISQGGVLPLSDAEGLELLDAAAASGEAVLVPMGIDLTAMASAGDRLPDLFRGLVRTRLRRSAGGARTDAASLRKRLAGLPEAERESALLETVRGFAATALGHSGPEDVDPDRDFLESGFDSLTAMELRNNLNAATGLSLPPMVVFDNKNPTDLARYVLGELATQLDGAANGDVKPSDTAMSGEDRSDTLHDLFQNAVLSGRMQKGLSLLRAVADIRPEFETAEQLEEPIRAVRLADGPKRPRLICLATPMATGGVHQFARLVPPFRGERPVAALPLPGFGRGEPLPTSLGGVLEAIADSVLEAAEGEPYVLLGYSSGGLVAQALAAHLEDQGKQRPEGVIMLDTYQVDDSGKADLFEDLIGGLYTKESNFGRFDSARLSGMIRYIDLLLGDFKVRRIETPVMFVGASEWFSDAKSNERAEPPMPPAEGRPASAAEPSEEAERADGSDAADGEDWQATWDGAAATVRVPGNHFTIVEQDAATTAQAIEEWLGTLER